Within the Halichoerus grypus chromosome 2, mHalGry1.hap1.1, whole genome shotgun sequence genome, the region atgcggggctcgattccaggacctgggatcatgacctgagctaaaggcagacgcctaatgactgagccacccaggcacccctggccctCCTTCCTTTGGGCTGGCTTTATTCTCAGACTCCATGTGGTGGCCTCTGGAAGCCCCAGGCCCATCTGGCCATGACATTTTGTCCATCGGAAGAGAGTCTGCTTCCCGAGGGTCAGACCGAAGCTCCTGAGTGGCCTGCCATGGGCCATGCACTGGGGCTCTGCGTGTGCTGACTGGCCCAGTCCAGGCCTGGGTGCCCTCCTGTGGAGCTGGGGTGTGAGTTTAGGGAGGGTAGAGCCATCATTACCCAGAGTAGGAACGCCAAGAGTGGAGTGGGGTGGTACCCCTAGGAGGAGGTGGGGTATGGTTCCCAGGAGAGGAGGGCGAATGGGTGCTGGGTGCTAAAATGGCAGATGTCTGCTGCCCCGACCGCCCCAGTCTTGTTCTGAGACATGTTGGTGTCCAGAGCAGAATTTGGTCTGAGGTCCTCCGGCTCGCCATGGTGCCAGGGGTTCTGGCTGATTTGGATGGGCAACGCAGGCAAATGTGGGCCCATGGTAGGCGGTTCCTCCCCGGCAGGCACAGTATCTTTTCTGGTGTGAATCGCCggtcctttttcttttgctcaccCCTGTATTTAGGTAGGAAGAACTCCCGCACAATGCTGCTCCCGCTGTTACAGAGGTTTCCAGAACAGGTCCGCGTCTCTCTCTTCCACACGCCTAACCTCCGTGGGCTTCTCCGGCTCCTGATCCCTGAGCGCTTTAATGAGACGATCGGCCTGCAGCACATTAAAGTGTACCTCTTTGACAACAACGTCATCTTGAGCGGGTGAGTTTGCTGCCTTCCATCAAGGGCTTTCCCTTAATATCGTCCAGGGTGGAGGTTAGTGGAACACAGAGAAGGAACGTGGTCATACGTTTCTAGTCTAGTTGTCATACTGCCTCACTGTCTTCTGGTGGCTCCAGCTGTGGCCACCGGAAGCCCACCCGGGGTGCTCAGAAGGGAGCCCTGGCTTCTTGAGCACTTCTTGGATGCTAGCCACTCCTCTGTGCCTGGGTGTGCTGTCACAGGTCGTCCTCGTGGGGACCCATGTAGTGTTTTCCTCACTTAGTGTGCAAGAGACTAGAGAGGACGAATGACTTTCTTAGGCAGAGCCAGGAACACGGAAGAAACAAACCACAGAGCCACCATGACAGTCCGGGTCCTTTTGATTCTGAAACTTGGGCCCTGGTGATGAGCCCCAGGGGTAGTTGGCTTTATGAGTGTCATTCTTCTCCCAGCTGATTGTTGCCTCAGGGGCGGGGCTCTGTGGCTCCCTCCTTTGTGTCACCTCATGCCACTCGTGCCTTGTCTTGTGTGAGTGGCCACGCTCAGGGTCTGCTGCCGCCGTGGGGTCCTGACCCGTGTCTGTCGCCGCCCTGCTCCCGCTTGTTCCTGGGCATCCGCTGTCGCACCCTCTCCAGCCTGAGTCCTCACCCGCCTCTTTCCTCCCTGCAGCGCGAACCTGAGCGACTCCTACTTCACCAACCGCCAGGACCGCTACGTGTTCTTGCAGGACTGCCCCGAGATCGCGGACTTCTTCACGGAGCTGGTGGACGCAGTGGGGGACGTGTCCCTGCAGTTGCAGGGGGATGACACAGTGCAGGTGGTGGAGGGGATGGTGCACCCTTACAAAGGTACGGTCCCGGGCTCTGCTGCCCTCCCGAGCTTGTGGGTAGGGGTGAGGGCTGAGGGGCGCGCACCTCTAGGAGCCTTGCTGCGGGCTGGCGAGACTTGGGTGGCAGAGCctcattctgcttttgtttctgagGCCAGACAGAGGTGACTCACTGGCCACCAGTCATGCTCTGTGGGTCCAGGGAAGGTGGGAGTGTGGGCTTCggcctgggcctgggggagggagccaggggccTGCCCTACACTTACAGGAAGTAGCCTGCTGACTGACTGCCCTCCCCAGGGCCACTTCCCCAGGGGGGAGCACCGAGGCTCTGTGGCTCTCAGCTCCACTGAGGTCTGTGGCCTCCTGCCTGGAAAGTGAAATGGGAGAGCCCTCAGCTCTGCTCCCTGGAAACAGGGAAACCCTGGCAGCTAGTGTTCCTGGGGGCATTTGCATTCCTGTGATTCCTGTGGTTTCCTGGTGGCCTTTGGGAAGGCCTGCTGCTGAATTTGCAGTAGTGTCAGCAATGTGGGGAGGGGTAGACCCTGACCTTATAAGGAGAAGAGCCCCTGTGCTGGGCGCCAGGGGAGCCCTAGCCCTGGAGCCGGTATGTGATCGGGGTGCCTGCCCTGCCTGCTGCCAGCCTGGATCCTCAGTTGTTATTatgatattttgaatttttatcaataaaaaatttgtggaaatttgttttctctcattATGTGAGTGCCTATGTATTTTCCTCAGTTTTGTCCTTTGGCTCGCAAAGCCTGAAATACTTAATATCTGGCCCATGCAGGAAACACTGGCCAACCGCTGGTCTAACTTTACAGGCCAGGCATGAATGTCCAGAGAAGTAGGCCCCACGTTCTGGGAAGGATGGGTCAACATGCTCAGGGGgcaggtaggggtgcctgggcaggcGCAGGTGTCCTCAGGGGACCAGGGCAACTCAGAAGGAGCGAACAGATGCAGGGGACACTCGTGACACTCGGAAAGACAGCCTGAGACATGGTGGGGCCGGTGGCTGCCTCTTCCCCCCGTGGGTGCTGCTGTCAGGGAGGGAGGGTTCGCACAGGCCATCCCTTCTCCGTGTTCCGGAGCCCACCCCCAGAGGCCCTCACGTGTGGCCCTGTCCCCAGCTGTGAGTGCGTGAGTGCGTCCTGTCCTGTTCCTCTGATTCTGGCTCAGCCTTCCCCGAGGCTGGCTGTTTGCTCAGCTTCCCGGAGGGCCAGCTCTGGGCAGCCTGGACATTCTCTGTTCTCCCATCATTGTCACTCTGTGAACTTTGCTCTTTGCCTGCTCCCCGCTCACACTGTGCTTTTGGTTTTATCCTCACTTCTCAGGTTGGATGCCTGCTTGTTAGTGTTCAGGGTTGTCGTCTGCTGATAGCATTTATGGTCATTTCTTGTCCGTTCAGTGTGTCTGGACAGCTGCCTGTCTCCAGTGGTCATTTCTCGTCCGTCAGTGTGTCTGGACAGCTACCTGTCCCCAGTGTCTTGTGTAGACATGCAGGGTCCCAGCCTGCCTGTCCATGTGCTGCACCTTGGGGGCCCCGCTCCCACTGTCCCACCATGTGGCGCTTGCTCAGCCCACAGTTGTGCCCATGCTTTGCGGCTCACGCTCACATGTACCTTTATTGTTAAACCTCGCTGAAGTACACGCTGAACACCACCCATAGGCGTGCAGTTCACATGCGTGTGCCTCGTGGGCTGGCTCCTGGAAGCGCCCTCCGGTCCCCTCTCAGGCCCTGAATCCCAAGGTTCCACTCCCTTGATTTCTGTCGCCCTCAAGTAGTCtggcctgtttttgaactttatgggGGGTGCCTAGCTGGTTCAGTTGGATTCATGgtagagcaagtgactcttgatcttggggtcgtgacccacattgggtgtggagatgacttaaaaaaaaatcttttaaaaaatgaactttttataaGTGGAACTGGTAGAGGCCTTTTCCCGTTCCCTGGCGCAGGCTTTTCGTGGCCTTTCCTTGGATGTTGATATCCACGGAGGAGCCTGGCTTGGAGCCTGGGGCCAGTGCTCCATTGAAGCATGTCCGTAGATGGTCAGGGTATCTGCACTTGCCTGTCTGTTGCCATGTCCCCGTGCAGGCAAGAGTCCAGAGCCTTCACTTTTCCTCCTTCACCCTTCCCTCCCGTGTGTCCCTACAGGTGACCGGGCTGCATACTGCAGGGCGGCCAACAAGAGGGTGATGGATGTGATCAACTCGGCCAGGGCCCGCCAGCAAGTGCTGCACGCCCAGACTTTCCATGGCGACTCCCTCTTGACTCAGGAGGACGCAGCAGCTGCCGGGGACCGGAGGCCAGCCCCCGATACCTGGATTTACCCATTGATCCAGATGAAGCCTTTTGAGATCCAGATTGACGAGATCGTCACGGAGACCCTGTTGACAGAGGCTGAGCGAGGAGCCAAGGTCTATCTCACCACCGGCTACTTCAACCTGACGCAGGCCTACATGGACCTGGTCTTAGGCACTCGGGCCGAGTACCAGATCTTGCTGGCCTCCCCGGAGGTGAACGGCTTCTTTGGAGCCAAGGGGGTGGCGGGGGCCATCCCGGCTGCGTACGTGCACATCGAGCGACAGTTCTTCAGTGAGGTGTGCAGCCTGGGGCAGCAGGAGCGGGTCCAGCTGCAGGAGTACTGGCGGCGGGGCTGGACGTTCCACGCCAAAGGTATGCAGTGAGTGCCGGGCCCTCCTCCCCTCTCGTCCTCCCGGCAGCCGTGTGCACGTGCCACCTCCTATCTGAGTTTCAGTTGTGCACAGTTCTCCCTCTCGTGCTCCCAGAACTTAACACAGGTGATGTGGGTGGCCGTTTCAGGAAGTGCGCACGGAACttcttggggggcggggggggtggggggtgggggtggagaggccCGTGCTGTCGCCTTCCCTGGTCGGCGGTCTCTCCTGCATCGGCTGGGCCCTTCTCAGGGACAGAGGATGTGTTGGGGATGAATTATTTGGTATTAAACAGTCTGGTTTTTCAGTCTTTCCCTCCCCACTGTggctctttttcctctttgtgaaTCCTCAGCTTTTTTTCCATAGCTGAGGAAGTCGAGGCCACGTCCTTTCCATTCTGAGCCGTGCGGCGCTGCCCATACATGGGTCATGGTCTGAACTGCATGTGGATTACGATCCCCACAGGCATCAGTGCATTCCTGGGGCAGCCCACGCGTGCCATAATCCCAGGGCCGCGGTCTGAGACGGCGATAAATGGGTTTAAAACCTTGTGCTGAGCAGAGGGATTATCCCTGCTGCTGCTCGCTGTTTTGAGGGCACCTGCCTGTGGGGCGGAGTCACTCCTGATGCTCCAGGGGCCACACAACCGAGCTGCTTAGTCCTGTGGCTGAAGAAAAGTGACCGACGCAGAGAGCCTCTGGCCACGGGTGACATGTGTGGtttttctggcttctctttgGTGGTCAGAGGCTGTTTTGCTCCTGGGCTGGTCCTGGAGTCTTGCAGAAGGGCTGATGGAGGAGGGGGTGGTGTTCTCTCGGTCTCTGGTCTCTGCCTGGGAGTCCAGCCTGCAGACGGCCACAGCCACTTGTCTGCGTTGTTTAGATCTGAGGTCATTTTGGGATCATTGCCTGGgtggaagtcttttttttcttacatcgGTGGTTTTCACCTGGGGATAcgttaaaagaaatattaaagccCAGACTGCCCTCCTCAGTCTCTTGAATCCAGCTCTCTGGGGACAAATCCAATGcggtattttttttcaaacaaaacaatacaacTCCCCAGGAGTTTCTGAGGCCTTAAGAATCACTGATAGAGCTTCTGGCCTCCTGGGTGGTTCCCACTTCCTGCTGGGAGGCCCACTGCCTGGGCAGGTGGCCTCGTTGGGTGTGGGAAGTGGACTACCTCATTGTGCTGTCgggctgagccaggcaggtggtCAGATGCCTCAGGGCTGGCAGGGCTAACCAGGGAGGAGGTGTGGAAAGTATTTTAGGGTTGGTTTTGTTCCTTATTGAGAACAGCGAAGGTGCCTGGGCACGCGGTATTGAAGACTGAGCTGAAAGGTGGGGGAAGCTTTGTTCTTTGGAGGGGACATGTGTTTAGGGAGCAGTGCAGGGGACGCCTAGATAGCGCTCCCTCCTCGTCTGTCCTGGGGCACTTGGAGCCCCCCAGCTCAGCCTGGCCTGACGGTTCTGACTGGGCCGTGGGTTATTTCCCTGAAGCGGCAGTACTCATCAGTGAgcagtgacccccccccccccatttactGTCGAAACAGAAACACCCAACCGGCTCTTCCAGTGGGGCTCGCCTGTTCCCGGATGGGCGTGCTTCTGCCCCGCCCCAGGTGGGGCCTTGCACTTTGGGAGCACTGGGTTAGTGGGGAAGGCCAGGAATTCCAGGGCACGTgtgcctgcgtgtgtgtgtgtgtatgagtgtgtgtgagagagagggaatgggggatgtggtacatgagcaggggggccAGGAGTCAGAGGTCAGAGGTCGGTCAGTGCTGAAGTCAGGGTCCTTTCCTGTGATTGAGATCGATAGTTGGGGGGGGGTCCTTAAGTCGGCCCCCTTTTCTGGTTCATTCCTGGATGCTCATTTCCCCCAAAGCAGCCTAGGAGAGGAGCAGGCAGCCCAGGtggaggctggggtgggtggTTGGGTTCACTGGCTGGCTGCTCTCTGCAGGGCCTGTGCTGGGTACACGTGGTGTGTCGGTTTATTCCTGCTGCGGGCTGAGCACCCGCTACCCGAGCCTTACCCACACTCCTGCAGGACAGGCCTGGCTCATCTCGGCTCCCGGTGCTCCCATAAGCCCTGGGTGAGGAGAGTGAGCCGGGGTCCCATGTTCGCAGCGTCCACATCCTTGTGGCTCTAACagcgccgccccccccacccccgtcagtCAGGGAGGGACTTGGTGTTGAACCTGATGGTGGCCCCATGGGTGAAGTGACGCAGGAACACTTGGCGTGGGCCCTGCCCGCGGGCAGCCAGCACGCTTGGCAGGAGGCATCCTCCTCATGGAAGCGACCACACCGGGCAGCCAGTGCCAGTGGATAGCAGCTCAGCCTGATGGCAGGAGGTTCCAAGGACTAGGGTGTGTCCTTCAGTCCTTCCCGGCTCATCAAGGATGGGGGCATATCAAGCGGTGGTTCAGATGCCTCGTTGGAAGGACCTTGTGGGAGGTGACTCCTGTGGAGGCAGTGATTCTTCTGTTTGGTGGGCTCCTGAGTAGAGGCACGTCTCACCGGTGTGCTTTGCTGATGCCTTAGCCGACTTGagtatttgtcattttaatgCTGCTTCGAAGTACCAGAGAAACCTTCCACTATTTAAAGGCATGTACTCGAGAGACTTTTGCAACGTGGTCTGTTAAGTTTTCGTGGGGTGGGCGCTGGAACACACAGGGCGCAGAGGCTCATGGGCCGCAAATGGGCTGCTGGTGGAtgggcctggggcggggcgggggggcgtcCTGCATCTCTTGGGGAGGAGAGGTGTCCTTGTCACCTGTGATTTTGTTGCTGCCCCCGCCCCGTGGGTCCCTGAAGGACACTGCTGAAGCTGGAGGTCTTAGCTGCATCTTCTTGACCTCTGGAGGGGCGGCTGGGGGGCGGGCTGGCTGGAGGTCCGTGTTAGACATGAGGCCGCCAGCAGCCCCTCAGGTTCGTGCCTGGGCCGTTTCCTGTGGCCTGGCCCTCACTCCTTTCCCCATAGGCGGGGTGCACTGAGGCTCTGTGAGCTGGAAGCACCTGGAATGCTGCAGGACGGTCACCTGAGTTGGCGCTGggtgtctgtatttttttttttttcatctgtgctttcatttgttttgcatttgGTGCCCAGCACAGCAGTTCACAGCTCGTATAGTTACAGTTAGTCTTTTAAGTGAAGATGTATACTTattttacgtatttattttttaaagacttagtttcttttttttttttttttttaaggattttatttatttatttgacatacacagccagagagggaacacaagcagggggggtgggagagggagaagcaggcttcccgcggagcagggagcctgatgtggggctcgatcccaggaccccgggatcatgacctgagctgaaggcagatgcttaatgactgagccacccagacgcccctaaaagACTTAACTTCTTTAGAGCGGTTTGGGGTCAGaacaaaattgaggggaaggtatagagatttctcaCACACCGCGCCCTACTCACGCCCAGGCTCCCCACTGTCAGCGTCCAGCAGCGGAGAGTACGCTCGTAACTGATGAACCGGCATTGACACACTGTCATCCCCCAGAGTCCACACTTTCTATCTGGGGTCATCCTGGTGGTGTGCATTCATGGGCTCACGCGGGTGAGGACATATATCTGTCATCACAGTGTCACACAGGCTTTCACTGCCCTGAACATCCTCTGTGCTTCCTGTCCGTCCCTGACTCTGACAGTCCCATATTGTcacctttcccagaatgtcatacagttggacTCACACCGTTTGTAGCCGTTTCACACTGGCTGTTAAACACTAGTAATGGgtgtttaaggttttttttttttttttttaaagattttatttattagagtgaggggaggagcagagggggagagggagggacaagcagattcagGCAGATTCCccgatgcaggctcgatcccatgaccccaagatcattacCTGATCCGAAAGCAAAGAGTCGGCGGcttagctgagccacccaggcgcccgcgtTTAAGGTCCTTAAACCTTACGGCTTTTCATGGCTGGATAGCTCTTTCATTTTAGTGCTGTATAGCATTCccttgtctggatggaccacagtttattcatccatccacctactgaaggacatctcggtGGCTACAGGGATTCGCCTTTTAAACCTGGTCCTGGTGGACAGCGGGGTCTGGGGCCAGGTGCACAATGGCTGTCAGCGGTTGTAAGCACTGTATCTGTCACGTGCCAACGAACTAATCTCTCTAGGTCTTGGGGAGGCAGCAGCCCCAGAGGAGCCTGAGTGGGGATGACGGATGTGTCTTTTGGGCCTGGTTCTCACGTCTCCTGCTCCCTGGAGAGGAGTGGGCCTGAGCTGTGCCCGGTGCCGTCGCGGGACTTCTGGCTGGGGAGGCACACAGCCCCTTGGGGCAGGGGCCACGTCCACGCTGGGGGACGTCTCAGGGGAGGATCAGAAAATGAGCTTTGAGGTGTTGCCTTGGATCTCATCTGGTGCAGTACCCTAGCACTGACAGCCCAATGTGTGTGGCCAGGGTGGGGCAGGCCATTGGATTAAGAGATTTCTGGCTCCTGCTGACAGAGGAATCTGTTAATGATTGTGAGAATTGTCACTATTTTTACTGCTTTCCCGACAGGCGGCTTGGCATAGTGCCCAAAGGTGAGCTTGCAGTGCGAGCTGGGGCAGCTCCATCCTGTGTGTCCGGGGCACACGTGCCTCCCCCGGGTGCCGACAGGTGTGTGCTGGGGCGGGGCCGCACCCACACCGACCGCtctgcgggggaggggcaggcccgGCCTCCCGGCCTCGGGAAGTGGCCCGGAGTGTAACAGGCAAGTGCTTAGCCCTCTGAGGTCGGGACTGTGGTGTCTCCTGTTCCCTTGTATTTTTATAGGGGTCTGAGAATCCTCTGAAATTTGTTGCGGAATATTGTGGCAGAGGTGAAGGAAGGGGCATAAGTTGACATTTTTCTTGGAGAGAGCCTCAGGGAAGTTCTCCCACCAGAAATAGTCGTGAGCTCCTGATTTAGAAGTCAGTTTTTTGTACTTAATTTCATCATCGTGTGTTGGAAGATCACCATTAgcctcatttattttgttcaaacAAGTATTTATGTAGGGTCTACCGTGTGCCAGGCAGCATTCAGGGTGTTGGGAACCAGTCACTGGGGACCAGACaaagcccctgccctccccaggcgTCTGTTTCGTTTAACAGGAAGCAGATACAAACATTCATCTGTTCAAATATAAGGTCAGGTAGGGAAATGGGTTATGTAGAAGACCAGAGCAGAAGGAGGAATCCGGGCCGATGGGGGTCTgttagatgggggggggggggtggtggttggGAAGGCCTCTCTGTGGAGGGGACActtgctgagcacagaccctggCTGGAGGGTCCAGGTGGGGGGCCCAGGAGTGTGAGGCCCCGAGACCATGCTAGGCATGAGGAGGAGTGAGGGGGCAGGTCGGGAGGGAGTGAGGCCGGAAGGCGGCCAGGCCATGGGAAAAGCTCAGAGGACTAGTGAGGGAGCTCTGTGGGAGCCCTTGGGCCATCTGGTTTACCCTGCATCGAGGTGCTGGGACCGTGTGGAGGAGGGACCGTAGGCGCGGGCAGAGCACAAGAAGCAGCCGGGGCAGGCACTGAGGGTTCTCGTtgtggagctgggagcccgcAGAAGTCTTGGGACTCAGTTCAGTCATCTGTGTATCCCCAGCATGCTCCCTCTGGGGCTGAGGACTGCCCATGGCCAGTCCCCTCCCGTGCTGTCGCTCCTGCTGCGGAGTCTCTCCCAGTCTGGCGGGTCCTAGATTGGGCACAAAGGTCAGGCCCTGGGCTTGATGACAGGCTTATGGCCCTGCTGGGAAGTGCGAGagcccccgccctgcccctcaccctcccagTGTGCTCAGGCTCCCAGTGAGGGATGCACCCTCTTGAGTCCCTCCCTGAATGAAAGTGTCCTGGCTGTCCTCCCAGCCTAGCCCAGCAGCAGAAACGTCCCATCTTTGGAGAGCTTGCACCCTGAAGGGCTGGCTGTTCATGGGGCGGTGTGTCGAGCTCCTGGGGCACAGCACCACGTGGCCTCAACATCAGTGGTCTTTATGTCCTTTTGGATGGAGAAAGATCACAGTCCACATGGGTCTACAGGGGAAGCGGTGGGGCGGTTGCGGGCCTCACCAAGGCGGCCAGTAGGTTCAAAATTCGTGCTGCCCATCACTCGCACATGCTCTCCTGAGGCCAGCCTGGGCCAGAGACAAAAGCCGAAAGAAGACAGGTGTCTGTTGTGCCTTCCCAGTGGGGTGATTGAGAAGCTCTTGTCTCACGAAATGTAGAGCCAGGTGACCTCTGTGCGGCACGTGGACGTGTATCAGTGGGAGAGAGCTTTCCTTCGGGGCTGGGGTGCAGTGGTGCGAAGACCTGCTGGCGTGGGCCGGGCCTGGGCCAGCTGCCTCTCGTGGCTGGCCCCTAGGTTGCCTTGTGAGGAAGAGATCTACATTTAGGcagatttcagaaataaaaaatacgcCTAAGACCAGGTCTTTTCAGTCTTGCCCAGCAGGCCCTGTGGTCCAGGAGCCTTGGATGGACACACGGAGGGTGGCATGATTCACATCAGCTTTAGCCCACATCAGCCACGTGGGTATCGGGCCTCCCTGCTGTGTGCGCGCTCTGTCCCTGTCTGAGCGGACTCTGGAGAGCCGGCTGGACGAGGAGCACTGAGCGTCCCCGGTGCTTTTGAGTCTTTCAGATTGTGACATCGCAAGAGTTGGAACAGCAGTGGCCGGTGGAAAGCTCTGAGGCTGGAGGAGGtctgcccctggccctggccccggccccaagcctcaggctctgtgcagaGGCGGGGTGGGAGAGGCTGAGCCTAGCAAAGGAGGAGAGCCAGCACTGCAGCGGTCAAGGCTCAGCCATTCTGCCCAGACCTCCCCGGGCATGTGGAACAGTGCCAGGGCCCAGCCGGCTCACCCCCGTGGTCTCTTGACAGGAGATAAGGTGAGCCCCACGGCTGCCTACACGGCAGTGGCCCCGTGGGGTGGTACAGTTGACTGAGCGACACgcacaggcaggcaggcaggcggcTGTGATGTGGCCCCGTGTGGGGGGTGAGGGTCGAGCACATTACAGGAACAGACAGCAGAGCATCGTCATCTCTTACCCAAGGTATTCTTGGAAATGCTCTTGCTCTGAGTGAGAATTAGGAAATGGCCATCTATTTTAGGCTCCTTGGTGTGTATTACATGTTGTTGATTTGCTCATGATGGTCATGTGTGTCTGTGGGCCCTTTGAAAGGGTCATGTTGGCAGAGGGGAGACCAGCGGTGGTGGGAGGGCATGAGGAGGCTGGCTCTGATCGGGGGAGCCTTGCACGGAGCCGGGGCCAACTCCAGCACCGGACAATAGGCTGAGTTTTCTGGGCTGAGCGTTTTTGGTGCTAGTGAGGGTGTAGTGTGGAGGAAAAGACAGAGGTCAGACCCAAGTCTGGGCTCCCCTGGGAGAAAGGAAGTCTGGGGCAGCAGATGTCCTGGGAAGGTCAGGTTTTGGGAGTAGTCTCTTTAGGAGAAGTAGTTGTGACGGCCTCCCAAGCAAGCAGGCCTTGGgacttgggggaggggacagtgtGGGGGACCAGGTGCACAGCAGACCCAGCTGCCTGTTGTCTGTTTCGAGGGGCAGGTTAGGATTCTGAGACAATCCGCAGCCTTCACGACGCACATGTCAGCATGCTGGGGGACGAGGCAGGACCCCGTCCCCCTTACCCCATGGCTGGTCATACCATGCCCTGCTTTTTGTCTGGCTGTGCTGTCAGCCGGCTCATTTCCCAGCAGAAAAGGGGAAGTGGTGTTCTCTATCCCAGTGGGATAGAAACTTACAGGACCTCTTAGGTTCTCTTCTCCACTGGCCTCTAGTGGACTTCAGGTGTCTGGCTTGGATGGCCCTGAGTCCCTAGCAGGGACTAGGGACTCAGGGATGGTGTCCTTTTGGGTGTGGTGTGTCAGCAGCCCGAAACGGAGAATTGCGTGTCCCTGGGTGGGAAGGGATGCAGAATGGAGTAACCTGTACTTACCAAGAGCCTTTGTATCCCCCGCCCCCGTGGAACAGCCCCATGCCCACGGACTTGGGTAGGAGGATTGCCCTTCCCTACGCTGTCTTCTTAGCACAGTGGGGGTGTCTTTCCTGAGACGCAGGTATGGACTTTGTCCCCTCGGTGCTTGTGGCAGGACCATGGAGCCTCTGGCCAGGGTGGGCTCCCCGTTCCGATGGCCGGGATGTGGCCAAGGCAGTTCAGAGAGCGGGTATCAGAGGCCCTGAGATCTCTGGGAGGGGCTGTGGTTAGCATGGGGTGGTGAGAGCAGAACCTGAGCACAGGCCTCCCGGGGCTTCCTGAAGGACCTACCTCTCTCTGTGCTTGGGCAAGAGAGGAGGCAGCGTCCTCCTGGGAACGCGGGCCGCCGCAGGTCCCTGCCCTCCGTGCAGCACCTGACCACTTGTTCCCAGCAGGGCTGCTTTTCTCTTAGGTTGAACGAAGCGTGGAGAGGCTCTTGGCTGATGCTGTGCT harbors:
- the PGS1 gene encoding CDP-diacylglycerol--glycerol-3-phosphate 3-phosphatidyltransferase, mitochondrial isoform X1, which translates into the protein MAAAAAGPVLWRRLLGLLPGRPGLAALLGRLSDRLGRNRDRRCRRSPWLLLAPLLSPTVPQVTSPPCCLCPEGVHRFQWIRNLVPEFGVSSSHVRVLSSPAEFFELMKGQIKVAKRRVVMASLYLGTGPLEQELVDCLESTLEKSLQAKFPSDLKVSILLDFTRGSRGRKNSRTMLLPLLQRFPEQVRVSLFHTPNLRGLLRLLIPERFNETIGLQHIKVYLFDNNVILSGANLSDSYFTNRQDRYVFLQDCPEIADFFTELVDAVGDVSLQLQGDDTVQVVEGMVHPYKGDRAAYCRAANKRVMDVINSARARQQVLHAQTFHGDSLLTQEDAAAAGDRRPAPDTWIYPLIQMKPFEIQIDEIVTETLLTEAERGAKVYLTTGYFNLTQAYMDLVLGTRAEYQILLASPEVNGFFGAKGVAGAIPAAYVHIERQFFSEVCSLGQQERVQLQEYWRRGWTFHAKGLWLYLAGSSLPCLTLIGSPNFGYRSVHRDLEAQIAIVTESRALQQQLHQEQEQLYLRSGVVSSATFEQPSRQVKLWVKMVTPLIKNFF
- the PGS1 gene encoding CDP-diacylglycerol--glycerol-3-phosphate 3-phosphatidyltransferase, mitochondrial isoform X2, translated to MKGQIKVAKRRVVMASLYLGTGPLEQELVDCLESTLEKSLQAKFPSDLKVSILLDFTRGSRGRKNSRTMLLPLLQRFPEQVRVSLFHTPNLRGLLRLLIPERFNETIGLQHIKVYLFDNNVILSGANLSDSYFTNRQDRYVFLQDCPEIADFFTELVDAVGDVSLQLQGDDTVQVVEGMVHPYKGDRAAYCRAANKRVMDVINSARARQQVLHAQTFHGDSLLTQEDAAAAGDRRPAPDTWIYPLIQMKPFEIQIDEIVTETLLTEAERGAKVYLTTGYFNLTQAYMDLVLGTRAEYQILLASPEVNGFFGAKGVAGAIPAAYVHIERQFFSEVCSLGQQERVQLQEYWRRGWTFHAKGLWLYLAGSSLPCLTLIGSPNFGYRSVHRDLEAQIAIVTESRALQQQLHQEQEQLYLRSGVVSSATFEQPSRQVKLWVKMVTPLIKNFF